In the genome of Ignavibacteriales bacterium, one region contains:
- the lepA gene encoding elongation factor 4 encodes MNNIRNFCIIAHIDHGKSTIADCLLEATATITQREAKAQVLDDLDLERERGITIKSHAIQMKYKSKSKSDYILNLIDTPGHVDFSYEVSRSLAACEGAILVVDAAQGVEAQTISNLYLAIDAGLEIIPVINKIDLPSAEIEKVKGQIIDLIGCNADDIILVSAKAKIGIDALLEKIVEKIPSPKGEPDAPLQVLIFDSVFDAYRGAIAYIRVFNGTIRTNDKIKFFVVDREIEAEEIGVLGLKKIKTDELSAGNVGYLISGIKDVRDTKVGDTVTHSRNGAKEPLPGYKEVKPMVYSGLYPTNSEEFEDLRDSLEKYRLNDSALVYQPETSAALGFGFRCGFLGLLHMEIVQERLFREFNQSIITTLPNVEYIVYNKKGERLVVDNPAEMPQIGDIDRVEEPYVKAQIVCPSEYVGNIMKLAMDKRGTYKNTTYIDPTRADLQFDFPLAEIIFDFYDKLKSTTRGYASFDYEYSDYRESDLTKLDILLNGEPVDSLSMIVHRSKSYDWGRKVCNKLKDLIPRQMFEISIQAAIGTKVISKSVVKALRKNVLAKCYGGDISRKRKLLEKQKEGKKRMKQVGNVEIPQEAFLAVLQIDE; translated from the coding sequence ATGAATAACATTAGAAATTTTTGCATAATCGCACATATTGATCACGGTAAGTCAACCATTGCCGACTGCCTTCTTGAGGCTACCGCAACCATTACGCAGCGTGAAGCCAAAGCACAGGTTCTTGATGATCTTGATCTTGAAAGAGAGCGCGGGATAACCATAAAATCCCACGCGATTCAGATGAAGTATAAATCCAAAAGTAAATCGGATTACATATTAAATCTTATCGATACTCCCGGTCACGTTGATTTCAGTTATGAAGTATCACGATCACTCGCAGCGTGTGAAGGTGCTATTTTGGTCGTTGATGCCGCGCAGGGAGTTGAAGCTCAGACTATCAGTAATCTTTATCTCGCTATTGACGCGGGGCTGGAGATCATTCCTGTCATAAATAAAATTGATCTGCCAAGCGCTGAAATTGAAAAAGTAAAAGGACAGATAATCGATCTTATCGGCTGTAACGCCGATGATATAATTTTAGTTAGCGCAAAAGCTAAAATCGGTATAGACGCTCTGCTCGAAAAGATTGTTGAAAAAATTCCCTCACCAAAAGGTGAACCTGACGCACCGCTGCAGGTATTAATATTCGACTCCGTGTTTGACGCATACAGGGGAGCCATCGCTTACATAAGAGTATTTAACGGAACAATTAGAACTAATGATAAAATAAAATTCTTTGTTGTTGACAGAGAAATCGAAGCGGAAGAAATCGGTGTTCTCGGTTTAAAGAAAATTAAAACTGATGAACTGTCCGCCGGCAATGTTGGCTACCTGATTTCAGGAATAAAAGATGTCCGTGATACAAAAGTCGGTGATACTGTAACTCATTCACGCAACGGCGCAAAAGAACCATTGCCCGGTTACAAAGAAGTTAAGCCGATGGTTTACAGCGGACTTTATCCAACCAATTCAGAAGAGTTTGAAGACCTTCGTGACTCACTTGAAAAGTATCGCCTGAATGATTCAGCGCTTGTTTATCAACCTGAAACTTCCGCCGCACTTGGTTTTGGTTTTCGTTGCGGATTTCTTGGTCTGCTTCATATGGAAATTGTTCAGGAAAGATTGTTCAGGGAATTCAATCAATCTATCATTACAACTTTACCAAACGTTGAGTATATAGTTTATAACAAGAAGGGTGAAAGATTAGTTGTGGATAATCCCGCAGAGATGCCGCAGATAGGAGATATAGATCGCGTTGAAGAACCTTATGTAAAGGCTCAGATTGTTTGTCCGAGTGAATACGTCGGTAATATAATGAAACTCGCAATGGATAAACGCGGAACGTACAAGAACACGACTTACATTGATCCCACAAGAGCTGATCTTCAATTTGATTTTCCGTTAGCAGAAATAATTTTTGATTTTTATGATAAGCTGAAATCAACCACACGCGGTTATGCTTCATTTGATTATGAATACTCCGACTACCGTGAATCTGATCTCACAAAACTTGATATACTGCTAAACGGTGAACCGGTTGATTCACTGTCAATGATTGTTCACAGGAGTAAATCTTATGACTGGGGAAGAAAAGTTTGCAACAAACTTAAAGACCTTATCCCGCGTCAAATGTTTGAGATATCGATACAGGCTGCGATTGGAACAAAGGTGATTTCAAAATCAGTTGTAAAAGCATTGAGAAAAAATGTGCTTGCAAAATGTTACGGCGGCGACATCTCACGTAAAAGAAAACTTCTTGAAAAACAGAAAGAAGGAAAGAAGCGTATGAAGCAGGTCGGCAATGTTGAAATACCTCAGGAAGCTTTCCTTGCGGTTCTTCAGATTGATGAATAA
- a CDS encoding helix-turn-helix domain-containing protein, with the protein MKNIPIRNINIPKDLAFTENFSIRDLSVLLSGKDMVQDIHRHDFFFMLVLKRGKGEHTIDFIPYKIQDHSVFFMRPGQVHKLKIKAGSTGFVIQFKKDFYSTADKDSRQLLRRVSNNNMYKHDAKKFLKIFSLVTDIIQEYEHKREKYLDVIKADLEILFIELLRDNKNDTDHTATINRDRLEEFSELLDANVSANKQPSYFAQKLNLTPYQLNTITKTSLGKTSSEFINEHIILEAKRYLLSTSNQVKEIAYHLGYDDVSYFIRFFKKHTGLSPEAFRSNFS; encoded by the coding sequence ATGAAAAATATTCCCATACGAAATATTAATATTCCAAAAGACCTGGCTTTTACTGAAAACTTCAGTATAAGAGATTTAAGTGTTTTGCTGTCTGGTAAGGATATGGTTCAGGATATTCACCGACATGATTTCTTTTTTATGCTGGTTCTTAAAAGAGGTAAAGGCGAACATACTATTGATTTTATACCGTATAAAATTCAGGATCATTCCGTTTTCTTTATGCGACCCGGACAGGTTCACAAACTGAAAATAAAAGCCGGCAGCACCGGGTTTGTTATACAGTTCAAAAAGGATTTTTATTCCACCGCTGATAAAGATTCTCGCCAGTTGTTACGAAGGGTCAGTAACAATAATATGTACAAGCACGATGCTAAAAAGTTTTTAAAGATATTTTCTTTAGTGACAGATATTATCCAGGAGTATGAGCATAAAAGAGAAAAGTACTTAGATGTAATAAAAGCCGATCTTGAAATTCTTTTTATTGAACTTTTAAGAGACAATAAAAATGATACTGATCACACCGCAACAATTAACAGGGACAGGTTAGAAGAATTTTCTGAACTGTTAGATGCGAATGTATCGGCAAACAAACAGCCATCATACTTTGCACAAAAGCTTAATCTTACCCCTTACCAGTTAAATACAATTACAAAAACATCGCTCGGCAAAACCAGTTCGGAATTTATTAATGAGCATATTATTCTCGAGGCAAAAAGATATTTACTTTCAACATCCAACCAAGTTAAGGAAATAGCTTATCATCTTGGTTATGATGATGTATCGTACTTTATAAGATTTTTCAAAAAACATACTGGACTTTCACCCGAAGCTTTCAGATCTAATTTTAGTTAA
- a CDS encoding DUF2938 domain-containing protein: MTILKIFAIGIGATLLVDLWSYVLGLFNIKSLDYRYVGRWILNFPNGKFFHKNIMTTTPIEGEILTGWLAHYSIGVSFAFLLFFLYGKNWLDNPMILPAIIVGTVTVIAPLFIMQPAFGFGIASTNLSNPHFRILKSVITHFVYGNGLFLTALLVKQFWN, from the coding sequence ATGACCATTCTAAAAATATTCGCTATCGGAATTGGCGCTACATTGTTAGTTGATTTGTGGAGTTATGTACTCGGTTTATTTAATATCAAATCGCTTGATTACCGTTATGTCGGCAGATGGATATTGAACTTTCCTAACGGTAAATTTTTTCATAAAAATATAATGACAACCACTCCTATTGAAGGAGAAATATTAACAGGATGGTTGGCACATTATTCAATCGGAGTTTCGTTCGCGTTTTTACTGTTCTTCCTTTATGGAAAAAACTGGCTTGATAATCCAATGATTTTACCTGCAATCATTGTCGGAACGGTGACGGTAATTGCGCCTCTTTTTATAATGCAGCCTGCTTTCGGTTTTGGGATTGCATCAACAAATCTATCCAATCCGCATTTCAGAATTTTGAAAAGTGTAATTACTCATTTTGTTTATGGCAATGGATTGTTCCTGACTGCCTTACTTGTAAAACAGTTTTGGAATTGA
- a CDS encoding serine hydrolase yields MKLHFILGIFFLLNINSFIFSQQEKPSDGLHFAVLQGNLEAVNQHIKAGTDLNEKDQFGSTPLIIAATFGKTKIAEALINAGADLNVTNNELSTPLHIASFFCRTEIVRALLENGADKSLRNINGSTAFDIVDAPFEYDKDLYDKLAASLTPLGLKIDYDYLINTRPQIAEMLKIETEELKEVTFTPLQRNDWKISTPEEQGLNPLLVSQLFYDAASLETLYSLLVIKNGYLVAEKYFNNGSVDQLSKRASVTKSYISALTGIAVDKGYIKCIDQKMIEFFPEITDHITNPEKKKITIRQMLQMRAGFPWEETDSVYWNALWSGKYVHKIVDFPLTADPGTDFQYSNLTSNWLGIITTRACGTDIKTFGQKYLFDPLGVSVGNWPRDLDGYYIGSGDIEITARDMAKFGQLYLDNGLYEGKQLISSEWIENSLKNYSGEINSAGIKSGRVGRYFHNIGYGFQWWSAESGEHHFNYAAGHGGQFIIILKDLNMIIVTTADPFYGKEEHFRSWRYEQSIYNLVGKFIKSLPVKEE; encoded by the coding sequence ATGAAACTGCATTTCATCCTGGGCATTTTTTTTCTGCTCAACATTAACTCATTCATATTCAGTCAACAGGAAAAACCTTCTGACGGATTACACTTTGCTGTTCTGCAGGGAAATCTTGAAGCTGTTAATCAGCATATTAAAGCCGGTACAGATCTTAATGAAAAGGATCAGTTTGGGTCTACACCACTGATAATTGCGGCAACATTCGGTAAGACTAAAATTGCAGAGGCATTAATAAATGCCGGCGCGGATTTGAACGTAACGAACAATGAATTATCAACGCCGCTTCACATCGCATCCTTTTTTTGCCGTACTGAAATTGTCCGGGCATTACTTGAAAACGGTGCAGACAAATCCTTAAGAAATATCAATGGTTCAACCGCTTTCGACATAGTAGATGCGCCTTTTGAATATGACAAAGACCTGTATGATAAACTTGCAGCCTCACTAACTCCATTGGGACTAAAAATTGACTACGATTATTTAATAAATACCCGTCCGCAAATTGCGGAAATGTTAAAGATTGAAACTGAAGAACTGAAAGAAGTTACTTTTACTCCATTGCAGAGAAATGATTGGAAAATTTCCACACCGGAAGAACAGGGTTTAAATCCATTACTCGTGTCACAACTTTTTTATGATGCTGCTTCCCTTGAAACTCTTTACAGTTTATTAGTAATAAAAAATGGTTATTTAGTCGCGGAAAAATATTTTAACAATGGCTCGGTCGATCAGCTTTCAAAACGCGCGTCGGTAACAAAAAGTTATATCTCCGCTTTGACAGGAATCGCAGTTGATAAAGGATACATAAAATGTATTGATCAAAAGATGATAGAATTTTTTCCGGAGATTACTGACCACATCACAAATCCTGAAAAAAAGAAAATCACAATCCGGCAGATGCTGCAGATGCGCGCAGGATTTCCCTGGGAGGAAACGGATTCGGTTTACTGGAATGCGTTATGGTCAGGAAAGTATGTACATAAAATTGTTGACTTCCCTCTCACTGCTGATCCGGGAACCGATTTTCAATACAGCAATTTAACTTCCAACTGGCTTGGAATAATTACAACAAGAGCATGCGGAACGGATATCAAAACATTCGGACAAAAATATTTATTTGACCCGCTTGGTGTAAGTGTCGGTAATTGGCCCCGTGATCTGGATGGATATTATATCGGAAGCGGAGATATAGAAATTACAGCAAGAGACATGGCAAAGTTCGGTCAGCTTTATCTAGATAATGGTTTATATGAAGGCAAACAATTAATATCATCTGAATGGATCGAGAATTCTCTGAAAAATTATTCGGGAGAAATAAATTCTGCCGGGATTAAATCTGGCAGAGTTGGTCGTTATTTCCACAATATAGGATATGGCTTTCAGTGGTGGAGTGCGGAATCAGGCGAACATCATTTTAACTATGCCGCTGGGCATGGCGGTCAGTTTATAATAATTCTTAAAGATCTGAATATGATAATCGTTACAACCGCCGATCCGTTTTATGGTAAAGAAGAACACTTCAGGTCCTGGAGATATGAACAATCAATTTATAACCTTGTCGGAAAGTTTATTAAATCATTACCGGTGAAGGAAGAATAA
- a CDS encoding exopolyphosphatase, which produces MRNRFFSAIDMGTNSFHLIIVEVLPDGAFRIIDREREVIRLGLNTGEDLSFIADEEIEKAIKILSGFKKLSDYYKAEIKAVATSAVREARNQKEFLEKVFNSTGINVEVINGTREAALIYRGVLRALSVADKNVLCVDVGGGSSEFIYGEKGSINFAESIKIGAVRLSKKFFPDYILKNQAIKDCSEYAEEQITKNSGINFKIDFEYAVGTSGTMQSVAWMIANPGKIRNNKSLNGFSFTYEQLKDITKMILSYKTLDERKLIKGIELKRADILPAGLIILNKVFELFNIKSMVISEYAVREGIISEMLSSDHKQNLTPNN; this is translated from the coding sequence GTGCGTAACAGATTTTTTTCAGCAATTGATATGGGCACAAATTCTTTCCACCTTATCATTGTTGAAGTACTTCCCGACGGCGCATTCAGAATCATCGACAGGGAGCGTGAAGTAATTAGACTCGGCTTGAACACCGGCGAAGACCTTTCATTCATTGCGGACGAAGAGATAGAAAAAGCAATTAAGATTTTGTCAGGATTCAAAAAACTTTCAGATTACTACAAAGCGGAAATCAAAGCAGTTGCGACCAGCGCTGTAAGGGAAGCCAGGAATCAAAAAGAATTCCTGGAAAAAGTTTTTAACAGCACAGGGATAAATGTTGAAGTGATAAACGGCACCCGCGAAGCCGCTTTGATTTACCGTGGTGTACTGCGTGCGCTGTCGGTTGCTGATAAGAATGTACTTTGTGTTGATGTAGGCGGCGGAAGCTCTGAATTTATTTACGGCGAAAAGGGAAGTATTAATTTTGCTGAAAGTATAAAGATCGGGGCAGTAAGGTTGAGCAAAAAGTTTTTCCCGGACTATATTTTAAAAAACCAGGCGATTAAAGATTGTTCTGAATATGCTGAGGAACAGATAACAAAAAACTCAGGCATCAACTTCAAAATAGATTTTGAATATGCTGTCGGTACATCTGGCACAATGCAGTCCGTTGCGTGGATGATAGCTAACCCGGGCAAGATAAGAAATAATAAAAGTCTTAACGGGTTTTCTTTCACTTATGAACAGTTGAAAGATATTACGAAGATGATACTAAGCTACAAAACGTTAGATGAACGAAAACTGATAAAAGGTATAGAACTTAAACGTGCAGACATACTTCCTGCCGGACTTATAATCCTCAACAAAGTATTTGAACTCTTCAATATTAAATCAATGGTGATATCCGAATACGCAGTTCGTGAAGGTATTATTTCAGAGATGTTATCATCTGACCACAAACAGAACCTCACCCCCAACAATTAA
- a CDS encoding deoxynucleoside kinase: MNNPDVRYIAIEGVIGAGKTTLAKKIRDRLNAELILEQFEQNPFLESFYSNRKRYAFQTQMFFLINRFKQQQELNQENLFTEYIVCDYIFEKDKVFAYLNLSGEELKLYESIFPLLARNLRKPDLVVYLQSSVDRLMHNIKKRSRKIEKSLTRSYIEELSDTYNHYFFRYQTTPLLIVNSTDIDFVNSDDDFDELFRQIFRSDRAITEYFKPEPRKVEGL; encoded by the coding sequence TTGAATAATCCGGATGTAAGATACATTGCCATTGAAGGTGTAATCGGGGCGGGTAAAACCACACTGGCGAAAAAGATCAGAGACAGGCTTAATGCTGAATTGATACTGGAACAGTTTGAACAGAATCCTTTCCTTGAAAGTTTTTATTCTAACAGGAAAAGATATGCTTTCCAGACACAGATGTTTTTCCTTATCAACAGGTTCAAACAGCAGCAGGAACTTAACCAGGAAAATCTGTTCACAGAGTATATTGTATGTGATTACATTTTTGAAAAAGATAAAGTATTTGCATATCTGAATCTTTCCGGTGAAGAATTAAAATTATATGAATCGATCTTTCCGTTGCTGGCAAGAAACCTGCGTAAACCTGATCTTGTGGTTTATCTTCAATCGAGTGTTGACAGGCTTATGCATAATATTAAAAAGAGAAGCCGGAAAATTGAGAAAAGCCTTACACGTTCATACATAGAAGAATTAAGCGACACGTATAATCATTACTTCTTCCGGTACCAGACAACACCGCTGCTGATTGTTAATTCAACTGATATAGATTTTGTAAACAGCGACGATGACTTTGATGAATTGTTCAGACAGATTTTCAGAAGTGACAGAGCAATTACTGAATACTTCAAACCTGAACCACGGAAGGTTGAAGGCTTATGA
- a CDS encoding glycosyltransferase family 9 protein, giving the protein MKGNESFSNFVYWIFGKLLGVREISGTDIGPLKKILIVRPHNQLGDLLAGVSLFRALKEKFPESHITLIVSPFNYPGMVKNKFIDRIFIFNKKRIFNPVYLFKFRKVLKDDYDMVIVPVVVSISFTSNLISRLANARIRIGAKSLDGKKNKSDYFFTHKVIIDWRRHPDSNVSERSLDIIRPFGINTTNYRSEITFDKPDEQYADKYIAGLGLERNEFLIGIHAGAGKVNNRWSLIKYKTLIEKLNAEYSVKIYLTGSKADKEEVSFIVNELDFHVGLFINQEIPRVAALISRSDLFISNDTGIMHVAGTTDTPQVSIFGPTNPFNWAPIGPNKLFVRKSDLIDDVAVDDVFTLCKQLLLTSKRNSISA; this is encoded by the coding sequence ATGAAAGGCAACGAAAGTTTCTCAAATTTTGTTTACTGGATTTTCGGTAAACTGCTTGGAGTAAGGGAAATTTCCGGCACTGACATTGGTCCCCTCAAAAAGATTCTCATCGTACGTCCGCATAATCAACTGGGAGATTTGCTTGCCGGTGTTTCGCTCTTCAGAGCATTGAAAGAAAAATTCCCCGAATCACATATAACACTTATTGTAAGTCCGTTCAATTATCCCGGGATGGTGAAGAATAAATTCATCGACAGGATTTTTATCTTCAACAAAAAAAGAATATTTAATCCGGTATACTTATTTAAGTTCCGCAAAGTGCTGAAGGATGATTATGACATGGTTATCGTTCCGGTAGTTGTTTCAATATCATTTACAAGCAACCTGATATCAAGGCTTGCCAACGCAAGGATAAGGATAGGCGCTAAAAGTCTTGACGGCAAAAAAAATAAAAGCGATTATTTCTTTACGCACAAAGTTATTATTGACTGGAGAAGGCATCCCGATTCAAATGTATCGGAAAGAAGCCTGGATATCATACGTCCCTTCGGAATAAATACAACAAACTACAGATCGGAAATAACCTTTGATAAACCGGATGAACAATACGCCGATAAATACATTGCGGGTTTGGGACTTGAGCGCAACGAATTTTTAATCGGTATTCATGCCGGTGCGGGAAAGGTTAATAACCGGTGGTCTCTCATCAAATATAAAACACTGATTGAAAAACTTAACGCCGAATATTCGGTGAAGATTTATCTTACCGGAAGCAAGGCTGATAAAGAAGAAGTATCATTCATCGTAAATGAATTGGATTTTCATGTAGGACTTTTCATTAACCAGGAAATTCCTCGCGTCGCCGCATTGATTTCCCGCAGTGATCTTTTCATTTCAAATGATACAGGTATAATGCACGTTGCGGGTACAACAGATACTCCGCAGGTTTCCATATTCGGTCCCACTAACCCGTTCAACTGGGCGCCGATCGGACCTAATAAATTATTTGTAAGAAAATCTGATCTTATTGACGATGTTGCCGTTGATGATGTTTTCACACTTTGCAAACAACTACTGCTTACATCAAAAAGGAATTCGATAAGTGCGTAA
- a CDS encoding carboxypeptidase-like regulatory domain-containing protein: MKKLIVFLLLIILSNIVFSQVQVTSVDLTGFVISAINNQPISGCYVSIKRSSRGEITDSVGKFLFNNLELNHDYVFSISAFGYDVFDTSIVLT; this comes from the coding sequence ATGAAAAAGTTAATTGTTTTTTTACTTCTAATAATATTAAGCAATATAGTTTTTTCACAGGTCCAAGTTACATCGGTTGATCTTACTGGATTTGTAATTTCTGCAATTAACAATCAACCAATTAGCGGTTGTTATGTTTCTATAAAAAGAAGTTCACGTGGCGAAATAACCGATAGTGTGGGTAAGTTCTTATTTAATAATTTAGAACTAAACCACGATTACGTTTTTTCAATTTCTGCATTTGGCTATGACGTTTTTGATACTTCTATAGTTTTAACATAA
- a CDS encoding TonB-dependent receptor plug domain-containing protein — protein sequence MKNLLLPAIVAIIIMTFCVPVHSQKLFTDEVNDAVSNDSLMKKYDFPQIDIIGRKQSLLQKIPGSANIISFASLLNIQPANGNEVFKKVSGINVVDEEGAGLRANIGIRGLDPDRSRTILMMEDGIPIALAPYGEPEMYYTPSVDRMQHIEILKGSGSILFGPQTIGGVINYITADPPIESRTSIRLKAGEKGFFTGSAAYGTTIDNVGLQVGYLHRRADKLGLLNFTTNDLTAKIRFNSGENSRIGLKFAVYDEISNSTYVGLTQPMYDSGEYYTEIAPYDKLDIKRYSASLTHDYFISDQSYLRTTFFAYTTTRNWLRQDFSRSPASNMTGVVFGDTSISGGAIFMRNTTGNRDRQFEVAGVEPRFFYSFTTGNIKNEFEGGIRFLYEKAYEQRINGTKANALSGTLAEDETRTGYALSLFLQDRILLSESITVTPGVRVESFKYERDIFRISSRDTSLIANDDVLSVVPGIGINYYAGEVVTLFGGVHRGFAPPRIKDAISNSGTSLQLEAELSWNYEIGTRLNFENILLVELTGYMLDFSNQVIPVSESSGGAGTGLVNGGKTNHKGIEAGLTLDLGKLLKSEYGLQIGTSAAYSQSQYNADRFVTRDNVTTNINSNKLPYAPEYSISALIDILTPAGFGIQFSGTYVAEQFTDELNTVQAAANGETGQMPSYFVLDATGRYMLNSLNSTIYLSVKNLLDERYIASRRPQGIKVGLPRLITAGFEVTL from the coding sequence ATGAAAAATCTTTTACTACCTGCAATTGTTGCGATAATTATCATGACATTTTGTGTACCTGTTCACTCACAGAAATTATTTACAGATGAAGTAAATGATGCTGTCAGTAATGATTCACTTATGAAAAAGTATGATTTCCCGCAGATTGATATTATCGGCAGAAAACAATCTTTGCTTCAAAAAATACCTGGCTCAGCAAATATTATTTCCTTTGCATCACTATTAAATATACAGCCTGCAAACGGTAACGAAGTGTTTAAAAAAGTATCGGGCATAAATGTAGTTGATGAAGAAGGTGCCGGATTGAGAGCTAACATCGGAATCAGGGGACTTGATCCTGACCGAAGCAGAACAATATTAATGATGGAAGATGGGATCCCGATCGCCCTCGCTCCCTATGGCGAACCTGAAATGTATTACACGCCGTCAGTTGACAGAATGCAGCATATAGAAATACTGAAAGGAAGCGGTTCAATTTTATTCGGTCCACAGACTATTGGCGGAGTGATAAATTATATCACAGCAGATCCTCCGATTGAAAGCAGAACATCAATAAGACTTAAAGCCGGTGAAAAGGGATTTTTTACAGGCAGTGCAGCTTACGGAACTACAATAGATAATGTGGGTTTACAGGTCGGATATCTTCACAGAAGAGCAGATAAACTCGGCTTACTCAACTTTACAACAAATGATTTGACTGCAAAAATCCGTTTTAATTCAGGTGAGAACTCACGCATCGGATTAAAATTTGCGGTGTATGATGAAATATCAAACTCTACCTATGTCGGACTTACACAACCAATGTATGATAGTGGGGAATACTACACAGAAATAGCTCCTTATGATAAACTTGACATAAAAAGATATTCAGCAAGTTTAACACATGATTATTTTATTTCAGATCAATCATATTTGCGAACGACATTCTTTGCCTATACAACTACCCGGAATTGGCTGAGACAGGATTTCAGCCGTTCACCTGCATCGAACATGACAGGTGTTGTGTTTGGTGATACAAGCATATCCGGAGGAGCAATCTTTATGCGAAACACAACCGGCAACAGGGATCGTCAGTTTGAAGTTGCCGGGGTTGAACCAAGATTTTTTTATTCATTTACAACCGGCAATATTAAAAATGAATTTGAAGGCGGCATTCGGTTTTTATATGAAAAAGCTTACGAACAAAGAATCAACGGGACGAAAGCAAACGCTCTTTCAGGTACTCTTGCAGAAGATGAAACAAGAACCGGTTATGCGTTAAGTCTTTTTCTTCAGGATCGAATCCTTTTAAGTGAATCAATCACTGTAACTCCCGGTGTAAGAGTGGAATCATTTAAATATGAAAGAGATATTTTCAGGATCAGCTCGCGTGACACAAGTTTGATTGCCAACGATGATGTTTTGTCAGTCGTGCCCGGTATTGGTATAAATTATTATGCCGGTGAAGTTGTAACACTATTCGGCGGAGTGCACAGAGGATTTGCACCGCCAAGAATTAAAGATGCAATTTCAAACAGCGGCACATCATTGCAACTCGAAGCGGAATTAAGCTGGAACTATGAAATCGGAACAAGACTAAATTTTGAAAATATACTTTTGGTTGAACTAACCGGTTATATGCTCGACTTCTCCAACCAGGTGATTCCGGTATCTGAATCATCGGGTGGCGCAGGCACTGGATTAGTAAACGGCGGAAAGACAAACCACAAAGGTATAGAAGCTGGTTTAACTTTAGATCTTGGAAAATTATTAAAGTCTGAATATGGTTTACAAATCGGCACAAGCGCTGCATACAGTCAGTCCCAATACAATGCAGACAGGTTTGTAACACGGGATAACGTCACCACAAATATTAATAGTAACAAACTACCTTACGCTCCGGAATATTCTATTTCCGCATTGATAGATATTTTAACGCCAGCCGGATTCGGGATACAATTTTCAGGGACTTATGTTGCAGAACAATTCACCGACGAACTGAATACTGTTCAAGCTGCGGCAAATGGAGAAACCGGACAAATGCCTTCTTACTTTGTGCTTGATGCAACAGGAAGGTATATGTTAAACTCACTCAACTCAACAATTTACCTGAGCGTAAAAAACCTCCTCGATGAAAGATACATCGCCAGCAGAAGACCGCAGGGTATTAAAGTTGGTTTACCGAGATTGATAACCGCGGGGTTTGAGGTTACGTTGTAA